In Rhizobium sp. ZPR4, a genomic segment contains:
- a CDS encoding ABC transporter permease codes for MNAAAFPASSSQAPASILPRRGGFFGRLSDLFWRRPKLLLFLMLTPPLLWLGIIYIGSLIALLLQSFFSIDDFSGMVNYQFTLSTYAQLLNTANFDIIVRTVVMAALVTFASAFVAFPIAYYAARYAQGKWKALFYLGIMLPLWSSYLVKVYAWKLILAKEGILTWIFDKLHLGWLLDGVLALPIIGGNSLSVSYIGTFLVFVYIWLPYMILPTQAALERVPSNLLEASSDLGATPNQTFRTVLLPLALPGVVAGSIFTFSLTLGDYIIPQIIGSSRLFIGQAVYAQQGTAGNVPLAAAFSVVPIVIMAIYLWIAKKQGAFDAL; via the coding sequence ATGAACGCCGCCGCCTTCCCCGCCTCGTCGAGCCAGGCGCCGGCCTCGATCCTGCCGCGCCGCGGCGGTTTCTTCGGCCGCCTTTCCGATCTCTTCTGGCGCCGCCCGAAGCTGCTGCTGTTCCTGATGCTGACGCCGCCGCTGCTCTGGCTCGGCATCATCTATATCGGCTCGCTGATCGCGTTGCTGCTGCAGAGCTTCTTCTCGATCGACGATTTCTCGGGAATGGTGAACTACCAGTTCACCCTCTCGACCTATGCGCAGCTGCTGAACACAGCCAATTTCGATATCATCGTGCGCACGGTCGTCATGGCCGCTCTCGTCACCTTCGCCTCCGCCTTCGTCGCCTTTCCCATCGCCTATTACGCGGCGCGCTATGCGCAGGGCAAATGGAAGGCGCTGTTCTATCTCGGCATCATGCTGCCGCTCTGGTCGAGCTATCTGGTGAAGGTCTATGCCTGGAAGCTGATCCTCGCCAAGGAGGGCATCCTCACCTGGATCTTCGACAAGCTGCATCTCGGCTGGCTGCTCGACGGCGTGCTTGCCCTGCCCATCATCGGCGGCAACTCGCTGTCGGTGAGCTATATCGGCACCTTCCTCGTCTTCGTCTATATCTGGCTGCCCTATATGATCCTGCCGACGCAGGCCGCCCTCGAGCGCGTGCCGTCAAACCTGCTCGAAGCCTCGTCCGATCTCGGCGCGACGCCAAACCAGACCTTCCGCACGGTACTTCTGCCGCTCGCTTTGCCGGGTGTGGTCGCCGGCTCCATCTTCACCTTCTCGCTGACCTTAGGCGATTACATCATCCCGCAGATCATCGGCTCCTCGCGCCTCTTCATCGGCCAGGCCGTCTACGCACAACAGGGAACCGCCGGCAACGTGCCGCTCGCCGCCGCCTTCTCGGTCGTGCCGATCGTCATCATGGCCATCTATCTCTGGATCGCCAAAAAGCAGGGAGCTTTCGATGCGCTCTGA
- a CDS encoding ABC transporter permease: MRSDRGQRASFPLKIAAAGGLLFLHLPILLIFVYAFTTEEKSYQWPPPDLTLQWFGIAWNRPDVWSALALSVQVAIIATIIALILGTLCAAAVSQTKFFGREAISLLVILPIALPGIITGIALRSAFSLLDIPFSVWTIVLGHATFCVVVVYNNAVARFRRTSGSLIEASMDLGADGFQTFRHVVLPNIGTALLAGGMLAFALSFDEVIVTTFTGGQQMTLPIWMLEELIRPRQRPVTNVVAMVVVLVTFLPILAAYYLTRDGDQIAGGGK, encoded by the coding sequence ATGCGCTCTGATCGTGGCCAACGCGCCTCCTTCCCCCTGAAGATCGCAGCCGCCGGCGGCTTGCTCTTCCTGCATCTGCCGATCCTCCTGATCTTCGTCTACGCCTTCACCACGGAGGAAAAGAGCTATCAGTGGCCGCCACCGGACTTGACCCTGCAATGGTTCGGCATTGCCTGGAACAGGCCGGATGTCTGGTCAGCACTGGCGTTGTCCGTTCAGGTCGCAATCATCGCCACCATCATCGCCTTGATCCTCGGCACGCTCTGCGCCGCCGCAGTCAGCCAGACGAAGTTCTTCGGCCGCGAGGCGATCTCGCTGCTTGTGATCTTGCCGATCGCGCTGCCCGGCATCATCACCGGTATTGCGCTGCGCTCTGCCTTCAGCCTGCTCGATATCCCCTTCTCGGTCTGGACGATCGTTCTCGGCCATGCCACCTTCTGCGTTGTGGTTGTTTATAACAATGCCGTCGCCCGCTTCCGTCGCACCTCCGGTTCACTCATCGAGGCATCGATGGATCTCGGCGCCGATGGCTTTCAGACCTTTCGCCATGTCGTGCTGCCGAACATCGGCACGGCGCTGCTTGCCGGCGGCATGCTTGCCTTCGCTCTGTCCTTTGACGAGGTCATCGTCACCACCTTCACCGGCGGCCAGCAGATGACCTTGCCGATCTGGATGCTGGAGGAGCTCATTCGCCCGCGCCAACGACCCGTGACCAATGTCGTCGCCATGGTCGTCGTGCTTGTCACCTTCCTGCCGATCCTGGCAGCCTACTATCTTACCCGCGACGGCGACCAGATCGCCGGCGGCGGCAAATGA